A segment of the Bacillus licheniformis DSM 13 = ATCC 14580 genome:
TTATACAGGTCTTCTGAGTGCTCGACGCTTACAGTAGATAGAATTTCGATTTTGTTTTCCATTTTTCAAATACCTCCGAACGAAACAATAATTGTAATTCATACTCTTTGTAGCAAAAGCCATACTAGTTGTTACAACGGGATATCCGTTTAAATAAACAGCCTAAAAAATAAAACCTTAATCCACACCATTTAAGAGCCGCTTTATGCGGCTTTTAGCCGTTTTTCCCGGCTATGTAGGCTTCAAGCTCAAGGAAAGTAGGCTCCATGACTTTTGCAGGGGGCAGAGCCTTCATAAACACCGTGCCGTAGGAAGAGGTTCGGATGCGGCGGTCAAGAATAACGACCGTTCCGCTGTCTTTCTCTGAGCGGAGCAGCCTGCCGATTCCCTGCCTGAAGGCCAGGACAGCTTCCGGCAGAGATACCGCTTGAAACGGACTTTCTCCCCTTCTCTTTGCCCGGTCGCACTTTGCTGATTCAACCGGATGGTCAGGCGGTCTGAACGGAAGCCTTGCGATGATCAGCGTCGTCAGCTCATCACCCGGAAAGTCAACGCCCTCCCAAAAATGGTTCGTTCCGAGAAGAACCGCATGAGGATACGATTTAAACAACTTCATGACCTTAACGGGACTTCCGCCGGAAATCCCCTGTGCAAGGAGCTGACAAGGAAAGTCTTCCTCATTTTTCAATGTATGGTAGACGTCTCGCAGCATATCATGAGACGTAAACAGGACGAGCACTTTGGCATCTTTCTGTTTTGCAAGCGCCTTGACGTAACGCGAGACATCCTGAATATAGTCTCCCGGATCGTTTTGAATCGGGCTGACATCCGTCGGAATCATGATATTCATATGTTTATCATAAGAAAAAGGCGACTCGATTTGCAAGGTCCTCGGATAGAAATCGCTTAAACCAAGCTTTTTGATCATATAGTCAAAAGAGTTCTCGACGACAAGCGTCCCCGATGTGAGGACAACGCTTTTTTTCTCGGTGAAAAACCGGTCGGCCAGAATTTCGCTTGTATCAAGCGGCTGAGCGTAAATAGCAGCGGCGTTTTTTGCGCCCTTCGCGTCAATTTCAATCCAGACGACCTCATCTTCAACAGGGTCAAACATCAAGCGGCCGAGCGTCTTTCGATATTCTTCAAGGTCGTTCATGCACGAATCGTATTCCTCTAACAAAAACGCCTGACGGCTTGTGAAAGAAGCCTGTTTTTCAGCGAGGCTTTTCTTTTGATCCATAAACAGCCGATGCATGTCATACAGCATGGAACACAGTCTTCGTGCGCCTTCTTCAAGCCTGCTCCATGCTCTGCTTTCACCGGTTTCGCCGATCTTATATAAGAGACGGTTTAGATCGTTTCTTGGTTTCCTCCTCTTGACAAAAGAATGAACAGCCGTAAAGAATAGATCGCTTTCTTCAAGAAGCTGAGCGAGCCATTCGTCCATTTGGAAAAAGGATTCTGATGAAATGCCTGCCGACCGGTAGAGCCGTTCGGCTTTTTTCAAAATACCCCTCTGCTTGAGGGTGCCGAGCCTCATCAATCTTTTGTGGAGAAAGACATAGTCTGCTCTAGCTCCATACTGCTCGCCCGCCGCGCGCTCAAAATGATGGGCTTCATCAATAATGAACATATCGGCATCTCCGGTATGGATTCGCTGATTGGTTTCGTCAGTCAACAGAAGCGCATGATTGGTAATGATCATATCAGCCTTCTGGGCCCTCGCTTTGGCTCTTTCATAAAAACACAATTTCCTCATGTTGCTGCTTTCTGCATATGAATGCGAATCATATGCCAGTCTGTCCCATAAAAGCTTTCCGCCTGACGGGAGATTAATTTCGGATAAATCGCCCGTTTCCGTGTCTGTCAGCCAGACGAGAATCTGCGCTTTTGCTAGGACGCTATCATAATTGTCATCATCTTCCTGTAAAATATGCTTGAACTTGCGAATGGATAAGTAATGGGAGCGGCCCTTTAAAACCGCGGCTTTTACCGGAAATGGAAAAATCTTTTCCAAAAGCGGGATATCGCGGTTTATCATTTGCTGCTGAAGCAATGTCGTATATGTGCTGATCACGACCGGTTTGCCTGTTTGCTTGGCGTGAATTGCAGCCGGCACGAGATATCCGAGCGATTTTCCGATTCCAGTAGCGGCTTCTATTAACGCATGCTCATGATTTTGAAAAGCGGTCCAGACCTCCCGCATCATTTTTGTCTGACCTTCTCTCTTGTCAAACCGGTCGTCCAATGAAGAAAGCCCGCCGTCTCTTTCCCAAATGAGCGGCTCTGTCTGCGGAACCCGGCTCTTATGGCCGGCCTCTTCATCCTCGACTTCAGGAGTCCTGATCACAAAAGAACCGACCTTCGTAAAGCCGGCCTCAAGTTCAGCATCGGCGCCTTTTTCAGCAATCAAGCCGTCAAAAAGCTCCTGCGCGTCGCTGATCAAATGCCAGGATAGACGTCTGATAGATTTCAAAACGGGAATCGGCAGCCTTTTCAGTCTGTCCATCATATGTAAAAAGATCAAAGCGGTCACTTCCGCATCGCTGTCAGCCCTGTGCGGGTTTTCATGGCGAATCTGAAGCTCTTCGCTCAGCTCTGTCAATTTATAGCCGTCAAAACCCGGAAAGACGATTCTCGAAAGCTCCACCGTATCGAGAACGCTGCATTCAATCTCACCAAAGCCGGCCAGCTGCAGCTCATGCTTGACAAAAGCAAGATCAAAATGAATGTTATGAGCGATAAAACAGCTGTCATGAAGCAGCTCAAAAATATCTTCGGCAATCGCCGAAAATGGTTCTTCATTTTCAACCATTTCATTCGAAATGCCCGTCAGCTGCTCAATAAAAGCGGGAATCGGCTGATTGGGATTCACATATTTGGAGAAACGTTCGGTTATCTGTCCATTTTCAATCACAACCGCTGCAATTTGAATGATTCTGTCGCCTTTTTTCGGAGAATTCCCTGTCGTTTCCACATCAATGACCACATATCGTTGATTGTTCATTCAATGGACACCTCAATTTCGATACCTTCGACAAAAGTGTAACACGTTTTAAAAAGGCGCGGGGGAAAAGCTTCAAAACCGGCTTCTTCTCTTTCGCTCTTTCCAAACGATATGAAAGCCCCCTAAAGGCAAGGGGGCTACAGAATGGTACGGGCTGGCTCCTGACCCAGCATTTCCTCGATTTCGTTTCTCTCGTTCAAAACGGCAACCTTCGGCTTATGGGTCTTTGCTTCCTCTTCAGACATCATCGCATAAGACACGATGATGACGACATCTCCAACCTGGACAAGGCGGGCGGCAGCTCCGTTTAAACAAACGACGCCGCTGCCCCTTTCACCGGGAATAATGTACGTTTCCAGCCGGGCCCCGTTATTATTATTCACAATTTGCACTTTTTCATTTGCCATCATTCCGACAGCATCCAGCAAATCTTCATCAATTGTCACGCTGCCGACGTAGTTCAAATTGGCTTCCGTCACTCTCGCTCTGTGAAGTTTTGCGCTCATTAACGTACGGTACATCACAAATCCTCCTTTTGATCTGCCGGGATATCGACGATGATATTGTCAATTAAGCGGGCTTTGGAAAACTGAACGGCAACCGCTATGATGACTTTTCCAGTCAATGGATCCCTGATCTCCAGATCGGGATATGAATAAATATCGGCATAATCAATAACACCACTCGTTTTTTCCAGAATGCTCCGAATCTCCCGCTTAACGGCCTCCGGGTCTCTCTCTCCATTGCGGATCAGCTCGGCGCCGCGCTGAAGAGCTCGGTAAAGAGCGGTTGCTTCCTGCCGTTCTTCAGCTCGCAGATTGACATTTCTTGAGCTTTTGGCAAGCCCGTCTTCTTCCCGTTTTGTTTCGACAGGGATCAGCTCGATATCCATGAAAAAGTCGTTGATCAGCCCGTCGACGACGGCAACCTGCTGGGCATCCTTCATGCCGAAATAAACCCTTGTCGGAGACGTGAGATTGAACAGCTTTGTGAGCACTGTTGCGACACCGTCGAAATGCCCTTCTCTTGAACGGCCGCAAAGGACATCCGTCCGCTTTTTCACGCTTGCGGTAACCGTCGGCTCCTGGCCGTACATTTCTTCAGGCTCAGGAGTGAACAAGACGTCCACTCCTGAGCCGGCCGCAAGCTGACGGTCTCTTTCAATATCTCTCGGATACGCTTCATAGTCTTCTCCCGGACCGAACTGCATAGGATTGACAAAAATGCTCATCACGACAATATCGTTGTCTTTTCGCGCTTTTTCTACTAGCGACATATGACCTTCATGAAGGAAGCCCATTGTCGGCACAAAACCGATGGTTTTGCCTTCCTTGCGGTAATTTTTCGTTAAGTTTTGTATATCTTTTGCTGTATAGATCTGAATCATGCCTATTTCCCTCCGTATAATCCTTCAAGAACTTGCTGATCTATACGGAACGAATGAGCATCTTCAGGAAACACGCGGCTTCTGACATCCTCAACATATCCCCGAAGCGCTTGTTCAAGCGGCTGGTCGATTTGTGCATACTGCTTGACAAATTTAGGCGTCCGGCTTACTCCGTGTCCGACAACATCGTGGTAAACGAGAACCTGTCCGTCCGTGCCAGCACCTGCTCCAATGCCGATGACAGGAATTGTGAGCTCCTTTGAAATCCGTTCAGCGAGCGCTGCCGGGACGCATTCCAGAACGAGCGCCATCGCGCCTGCTTCTTCACAGCGCCTGCTGTCTTCAATCAGCTTGCCGGCGCTTTCTTCATCTTTCCCTTGAACTTTATAGCCTCCCAAAACACCGACGGATTGAGGAGTCAAGCCTAAATGGCTGACAACAGGTATTCCGCCGCGTGTTAAAGCCGTGATCGTCTCAAACACACCGTCGCCGCCTTCAAGCTTCAAAGCATCTGCCCCGCTTTCTTGAACGATCGCCGCGGCATTTTTCAGAGCGCTTTCCAAAGAGCAGTGATATGACATAAAAGGCATATCCGTCACAACAAACGTATCTTTTGCCCCGCGTTTGACAGCTTTTGTATGGTGGATCATATCAGCAACCGTAACAGATACGGTCGAGTCAAGGCCGAGTACAACCATGCCGAGTGAATCGCCGACAAGG
Coding sequences within it:
- the dinG gene encoding ATP-dependent DNA helicase DinG: MNNQRYVVIDVETTGNSPKKGDRIIQIAAVVIENGQITERFSKYVNPNQPIPAFIEQLTGISNEMVENEEPFSAIAEDIFELLHDSCFIAHNIHFDLAFVKHELQLAGFGEIECSVLDTVELSRIVFPGFDGYKLTELSEELQIRHENPHRADSDAEVTALIFLHMMDRLKRLPIPVLKSIRRLSWHLISDAQELFDGLIAEKGADAELEAGFTKVGSFVIRTPEVEDEEAGHKSRVPQTEPLIWERDGGLSSLDDRFDKREGQTKMMREVWTAFQNHEHALIEAATGIGKSLGYLVPAAIHAKQTGKPVVISTYTTLLQQQMINRDIPLLEKIFPFPVKAAVLKGRSHYLSIRKFKHILQEDDDNYDSVLAKAQILVWLTDTETGDLSEINLPSGGKLLWDRLAYDSHSYAESSNMRKLCFYERAKARAQKADMIITNHALLLTDETNQRIHTGDADMFIIDEAHHFERAAGEQYGARADYVFLHKRLMRLGTLKQRGILKKAERLYRSAGISSESFFQMDEWLAQLLEESDLFFTAVHSFVKRRKPRNDLNRLLYKIGETGESRAWSRLEEGARRLCSMLYDMHRLFMDQKKSLAEKQASFTSRQAFLLEEYDSCMNDLEEYRKTLGRLMFDPVEDEVVWIEIDAKGAKNAAAIYAQPLDTSEILADRFFTEKKSVVLTSGTLVVENSFDYMIKKLGLSDFYPRTLQIESPFSYDKHMNIMIPTDVSPIQNDPGDYIQDVSRYVKALAKQKDAKVLVLFTSHDMLRDVYHTLKNEEDFPCQLLAQGISGGSPVKVMKLFKSYPHAVLLGTNHFWEGVDFPGDELTTLIIARLPFRPPDHPVESAKCDRAKRRGESPFQAVSLPEAVLAFRQGIGRLLRSEKDSGTVVILDRRIRTSSYGTVFMKALPPAKVMEPTFLELEAYIAGKNG
- the panD gene encoding aspartate 1-decarboxylase, with amino-acid sequence MYRTLMSAKLHRARVTEANLNYVGSVTIDEDLLDAVGMMANEKVQIVNNNNGARLETYIIPGERGSGVVCLNGAAARLVQVGDVVIIVSYAMMSEEEAKTHKPKVAVLNERNEIEEMLGQEPARTIL
- the panC gene encoding pantoate--beta-alanine ligase: MIQIYTAKDIQNLTKNYRKEGKTIGFVPTMGFLHEGHMSLVEKARKDNDIVVMSIFVNPMQFGPGEDYEAYPRDIERDRQLAAGSGVDVLFTPEPEEMYGQEPTVTASVKKRTDVLCGRSREGHFDGVATVLTKLFNLTSPTRVYFGMKDAQQVAVVDGLINDFFMDIELIPVETKREEDGLAKSSRNVNLRAEERQEATALYRALQRGAELIRNGERDPEAVKREIRSILEKTSGVIDYADIYSYPDLEIRDPLTGKVIIAVAVQFSKARLIDNIIVDIPADQKEDL
- the panB gene encoding 3-methyl-2-oxobutanoate hydroxymethyltransferase, yielding MKTKTDFLKMKQEGEPIVMLTAYDYPAAKLAEQAGVDMILVGDSLGMVVLGLDSTVSVTVADMIHHTKAVKRGAKDTFVVTDMPFMSYHCSLESALKNAAAIVQESGADALKLEGGDGVFETITALTRGGIPVVSHLGLTPQSVGVLGGYKVQGKDEESAGKLIEDSRRCEEAGAMALVLECVPAALAERISKELTIPVIGIGAGAGTDGQVLVYHDVVGHGVSRTPKFVKQYAQIDQPLEQALRGYVEDVRSRVFPEDAHSFRIDQQVLEGLYGGK